Proteins from a genomic interval of Euleptes europaea isolate rEulEur1 chromosome 16, rEulEur1.hap1, whole genome shotgun sequence:
- the MRPL30 gene encoding 39S ribosomal protein L30, mitochondrial — translation MALLLLCRGARRNPSGVWQSLAKNSVQPVTWIRQRFTRSRIPASVFQPRPGDHEKYGGDPKQPHKLHLITRIKSGIKRPYWEKDVIKYLGLEKRLEPVVHKNIPSVNAKLKVIKHLVRIQPLKLPYGIPTEEEMSDVYINSKGELIIRRRLQPVEQKTIDSS, via the exons AtggcgttgttgttgttgtgccgGGGCGCGCGGAGAAATCCTTCTGGGGTTTGGCAG aGTTTGGCAAAAAACAGCGTACAGCCAGTGACTTGGATTCGGCAGAGATTTACAAGGTCACGCATTCCTGCATCG GTATTTCAGCCACGACCTGGTGATCACGAAAAATACGGGGGTGATCCAAAGCAGCCTCACAAATTGCATCTTATCACTAGGATCAAAAGTGGAATAAAGCGTCCTTATTGGGAAAAGGATGTGATAAAATATCTTGGATTGGAAAAG CGGTTGGAACCTGTAGTGCACAAAAACATTCCTTCTGTGAATGCAAAACTGAAAGTCATCAAACACCTAGTAAG aatacagccattaaaactGCCTTATGGAATTCCAACTGAAGAGGAGATGTCTGATGTCTATATTAACAGCAAAGGAGAACTAATAATTCGCCGACGTCTACAGCCAGTGGAACAGAAAACCATAGACTCTTCGTAA
- the LIPT1 gene encoding lipoyltransferase 1, mitochondrial, with protein MIIRSSLKKCSQLHCVLKIPTAGFKWAPKGGLILQSISQDIYQNLALEDWIHDTLDLENRPILFLWRNSSAVVIGRHQNPWQECNLKMMRQNGIKLARRKSGGGTVYHDQGNINMTFFTTRKKYERMENLRLVVTVLKALRPQLDVQATARCDLLLNGFFKISGTAAKLGRTAAYHHCTLLCNTDKYILSSVLKSPYSGIKSNATPSIPASVKNLLEEDPTLTCEMLLEAIAEEYATRYHADNHINVINPADEREFPGINNKARELQAWDWIYGKTPKFSISKCLNIEDEQSCLDVKISMDIKNGKIETCNIDVPQHWLPPMMCNKLGDSLIGSKFCPSKTTYVANALLSTCTDYKLYRKWNLLCEKVLTLM; from the coding sequence ATGATAATCCGGTCATCCCTGAAAAAGTGCTCCCAGTTACACTGTGTTCTCAAGATTCCAACTGCTGGTTTCAAGTGGGCACCAAAAGGGGGGCTGATCTTGCAGTCTATTTCCCAAGACATATACCAGAATTTGGCTTTAGAAGACTGGATCCATGACACCCTGGACTTGGAGAACAGACCAATTCTTTTCCTATGGAGAAATTCTTCTGCTGTGGTGATAGGCAGACATCAGAATCCTTGGCAGGAATGTAATCTTAAAATGATGCGGCAGAATGGAATAAAACTAGCCAGAAGAAAAAGCGGAGGAGGAACAGTTTACCACGATCAGGGCAACATCAACATGACTTTCTTTACAACTAGGAAAAAGTATGAAAGGATGGAAAATTTAAGACTGGTAGTTACAGTTTTAAAAGCCCTGCGACCACAATTAGATGTGCAGGCTACTGCAAGATGTGACCTCTTGttaaatgggttttttaaaatctcaggCACTGCTGCGAAGCTGggaaggactgcagcttaccaccacTGCACTTTGCTCTGTAATACTGACAAATATATTTTGTCATCTGTACTGAAAAGTCCCTACAGTGGGATAAAAAGCAATGCCACGCCCAGCATCCCAGCCTCAGTGAAAAATCTCCTGGAAGAAGACCCTACTTTAACTTGTGAGATGCTCCTGGAGGCCATTGCTGAAGAGTACGCTACACGCTATCATGCTGATAACCATATCAATGTAATAAATCCGGCCGATGAAAGAGAGTTCCCTGGCATTAATAATAAAGCAAGGGAACTACAAGCCTGGGACTGGATCTATGGTAAAACACCCAAGTTCAGTATTAGCAAATGCCTGAACATAGAAGATGAACAATCTTGCCTTGACGTCAAGATAAGTATGGACATAAAGAACGGCAAAATCGAAACATGCAACATTGATGTTCCTCAACATTGGCTGCCACCAATGATGTGCAATAAACTGGGGGACAGCCTTATTGGCAGCAAGTTCTGTCCAAGCAAAACTACATATGTGGCAAATGCTTTGCTGAGCACATGTACAGATTACAAATTATACAGAAAATGGAATCTGTTATGTGAAAAGGTGCTAACACTAATGTGA
- the MITD1 gene encoding MIT domain-containing protein 1 has translation MLEPGVKDTSRPSAHDDRLLRLARPRVAAFPTSGMAGGRGRLGTCGVYGPLASFPGGGRKGTEEGGGAPPSRPPARVRLDLRGARAVCKAGSCSGRQEGLPNGGFLSRHTMEQPAVLVLKRAVELDSASRFQESLVCYQEGIDLLLRVLKATKDETKKAHYREKISSYMNRAEDIKKYLEKEKEDGKYHKQIKIKENTTGFSYEKLFQEYLNETVTEVWVEDPYIRQVHQLYNFLRFCEMLVKGPCKVKTIHLLTSYDEGNGKSQQMSVLQEIEQSLKDYGITLDVSYSSSIHDREIRFNNGWMIKIGRGLDYFKKPQGRFCLGYCDLDLRPCHETTVDIFHKKHTKT, from the exons aTGTTGGAGCCTGGGGTCAAGGATACGAGCCGGCCTTCCGCGCACGACGACCGCCTACTTCGCCTCGCCCGACCCCGGGTGGCAGCGTTCCCTACTTCCGGTATGGCCGGCGGAAGAGGACGTCTAGGAACCTGCGGTGTCTATGGCCCGCTCGCTTCTTTTCCAGGCGGCGGCcgaaaaggaactgaggagggcgggggcgcACCTCCGAG TCGTCCGCCTGCGCGCGTGCGGCTGGACCTCCGGGGAGCGCGTGCTGTTTGCAAGGCCGGCTCGTGCAGCGGTCGCCAAGAGGGTCTCCCCAATGGTGGCTTCCTTTCCCGGCACACGATGGAGCAGCCGGCGGTGTTGGTGTTGAAACGGGCGGTGGAGCTTGACTCGGCGTCTCGGTTCCAGGAGTCGCTTGTTTGCTACCAGGAAGGGATTGATCTCCTCCTGCGGGTGCTTAAAG CTACAAAGGATGAGACCAAAAAGGCTCATTACCGAGAAAAAATATCAAGTTACATGAACAGAGCTGAAGATATCAAGAAGTATcttgagaaagaaaaagaag ATGGAAAATACCACAAACAAATTAAGATTAAAGAAAATACAACAGGTTTCAGCTACGAAAAGCTGTTCCAAGAGTATCTTAATGAAACTGTTACAGAGGTTTGGGTTGAGGACCCTTATATTAGGCAAGTTCATCAG TTGTACAACTTCTTAAGATTCTGTGAAATGCTTGTTAAAGGACCATGTAAAGTGAAGACTATTCACCTCCTTACCTCTTATGATGAA GGCAATGGAAAGAGTCAGCAGATGAGTGTTCTACAAGAGATAGAGCAGTCTCTGAAAGATTATGGCATAACACTGGACGTGTCATACTCTTCTTCAATACATGACCGAGAGATTAG ATTCAACAATGGATGGATGATTAAGATTGGAAGGGGCCTTGATTATTTTAAGAAACCACAG GGTCGTTTTTGCCTTGGGTACTGTGACCTTGATTTGAGACCATGTCATGAAACTACTGTGGATATCTTTCATAAGAAACATACAAAAACATGA